In Syngnathus scovelli strain Florida chromosome 10, RoL_Ssco_1.2, whole genome shotgun sequence, the following are encoded in one genomic region:
- the suco gene encoding SUN domain-containing ossification factor isoform X5: MKRLRVLVVCLIVALLCWYPSHHAYCSEHSSSDPSGPVGDEDDSGNPDDPKQEQDSVQLPEVEEWRTRTSDDMGVEPERVAHHVRQEQTVNPQIVEQEEEVTNSDPESDPLLAAPEPELLSEPSIEADLERDAQVQIRDQEGDTLSSSPELIPAQDSVPSDPPAEILSDEVAEHLHPDSDRPADEADDSPTSQSAGPAITGEASEEDGGSDHSQDAGAETVVVVVGESASGQVEKQQEDERKQQEKRRPEVQQDNNASLHQQQGGDAGTGRESDPSVPSKDDIPTFDEWKKKVMEVEKEKSQNLHTAASGIAQPVKKVQKNFKNNYASVECGAKILSANNEAKSTSAILKENMDLYMLNPCSNKIWFVIELCEPIQVKQLDIANFELFSSTPKDFLVSLSDRYPTNKWVKLGTFHARDERIVQSFPLDEQLYAKYVKMFIKYIKVELLSHFGSEHFCPLSLFRVFGTSMVEEYEEIADSQYPSERLEYPDEDYDYPPGYQPSEDKAAKNLLGSATNAILNMVNNIAANVLGGKPELEGQGNLTEEVLTNKEESGEEVVPATPMEIPQTSAEEKPVDGFPKEPTAHEDASVSSTSPSSLESPPADRQIVTLVEEEDDEEPRQSTVTLLEEEDEEKSEDEEVAATRESLAYCPFLSVSSLSCLATLPELLQRWCSAVLAKERLRKLHAQTRASLVKDFTPPKIPAPLPAPSQEPLPLTEKTPEPQAPLTTQNESESRLTPPLLPHAHTPLPDFHLEPSRTSTLDTHGFSDIHASLTPTHQDLLLPPIKDAALNPVTTPPLQAVPVVNTQQPSITPPTLVVSVPPQLSTPETDAPDAALPTPKEQDLPTASRPEDLVPPPTDQPTNPPLTNPDAVSDLQKIDQQKTNTPPEEHSDPQGGELHRAAEPAEDDLLNGSAQRAATDFYAELQNSGDYNNQNGAGVTGSTGVTSNGAPVHGSSQKESVFMRLNNRIKALEMNMSLSGRYLEELSQRYRKQMEEMQRAFNKTVIKLQNTSRMAEEQDQKQQDSIQVLQSQLENITKLMLNLTATVRQLQKEVSDRQSYLVASLAVCVSLGLLLCLQCCRSSCAAPRPDTASATTTTVALPKSQHYPSPKRCFSSYDDMSLTRRVMCPLVRSKSFHLSSTDVGPEDLYIVEPLRFSPEKKKKRCKSKSLDKVETLKPSDPSAPLTNGDIKCNDFHPCLPPPLPTLLLPPRLPPPSPPLPLPAPSTAEENPPLHPEPPSETSSFSLSCLTEESFAGRLPPPSPVFPCAELSLAQPLRPARPPPFRPARPPPLPPAKSRQERRATKRRKSRQTETPEGRLTSLPALEQLMKRRKELGMGAITVTAVSGQV; this comes from the exons GTACCCCTCTCATCATGCCTATTGTTCAGAGCACAGCTCGTCTGACCCAAGTGGGCCGGTTGGGGACGAGGACGACAGCGGCAACCCCGATGACCCTAAGCAGGAGCAGGACTCCGTGCAACTCCCG GAGGTGGAAGAATGGAGGACACGCACTTCTGACGATATGGGAGTAGAGCCCGAGAGAGTAGCACACCATGTACGTCAAGAACAG ACTGTGAATCCACAAATAGTTGAGCAAGAGGAGGAAGTCACAAATTCAGATCCAGAATCGGACCCCCTACTTGCTGCTCCTGAGCCAGAACTTTTGTCAGAACCCTCTATTGAGGCCGACTTGGAAAGAGACGCGCAGGTCCAGATCCGAGACCAGGAGGGTGACACGCTCTCCAGCTCCCCAGAGCTAATTCCAGCACAGGACTCCGTGCCCAGCGATCCCCCCGCCGAAATCCTCAGCGACGAGGTTGCCGAACATCTGCACCCGGACTCGGACCGACCTGCAGATGAAGCAGATGACTCGCCTACCTCACAGAGTGCTGGTCCCGCTATCACAGG GGAGGCTTCCGAAGAGGACGGGGGGTCAGACCACAGCCAGGAtgccggtgctgaaacggtggtggtggtggtgggtgagTCCGCTTCGGGCCAAGTGGAAAAGCAACAGGAGGACGAACGCAAACAGCAGGAGAAGAGACGGCCCGAGGTGCAGCAGGACAACAATGCCTCCTTGCACCAGCAGCAG GGGGGAGACGCCGGTACTGGCAGGGAATCGGATCCTTCGGTTCCCAGCAAAGATGACATCCCAACCTTTGATGAGTGGAAGAAAAAAGTCATGGAGGTGGAGAAGGAGAAAA GTCAAAATCTCCACACGGCCGCTAGCGGCATTGCCCAACCGGTGAAGAAGGTCCAGAAAAACTTCAAGAATAACTACGCCTCGGTGGAGTGCGGCGCGAAGATACTCTCTGCGAACAATGAGGCCAAG AGCACGTCGGCTATTCTCAAGGAGAATATGGATCTTTACATGCTGAATCCCTGCAGCAACAAAATCTG GTTTGTGATCGAGCTCTGTGAGCCCATTCAAGTCAAGCAACTGGACATCGCCAACTTTGAACTCTTCTCGTCAACGCCTAAAGATTTCCTCGTCTCCCTTAGCGACAG gtacccTACCAACAAGTGGGTGAAGCTGGGGACCTTCCACGCCCGCGACGAGCGTATCGTGCAGAGCTTTCCACTGGATGAACAGCTTTACGCAAAATATGTGAAG ATGTTCATCAAGTACATCAAG GTCGAGCTGCTTTCCCACTTTGGCTCCGAACACTTCTGTCCCCTCAGTCTCTTCAG GGTGTTTGGCACCAGCATGGTGGAGGAATACGAGGAGATAGCAGATTCTCAGTATCCATCTGAAAGGCTCGAGTACCCCGATGAAGATTACG ATTATCCGCCCGGCTATCAACCATCAGAGGACAAGGCGGCTAAAAACCTACTTGGCTCCGCAACGA ATGCCATCCTTAACATGGTCAACAACATTGCTGCTAACGTTCTGGGTGGAAAACCTGAGCTGGAGGGCCAag GTAACCTAACAGAAGAAGTGCTGACCAACAAAGAGGAGAGCGGAGAGGAGGTTGTGCCTGCTACGCCGATGGAAATCCCTCAAACCTCTGCTGA AGAGAAACCCGTCGACGGGTTTCCAAAAGAGCCCACGGCCCACGAAGACGCCAGTGTGTCTTCGACGTCGCCCTCATCCCTCGAATCTCCTCCCGCAGACAGACAGATTGTCACTCTtgtggaggaggaagacgacgaAGAGCCTCGACAGTCCACAGTCACcctgctggaggaggaggacgaagagAAAAGTGAAGATGAGGAGGTGGCAGCGACGAGGGAGAGCTTGGCGTACTGTCCTTTTTTGTCTGTGTCCTCGCTGTCCTGCCTGGCCACACTCCCGGAGCTGCTCCAACGCTGGTGCTCCGCCGTATTAGCCAAGGAGCGACTCCGCAAACTTCACGCCCAGACTCGCGCCTCCCTCGTAAAAGACTTCACGCCTCCGAAGATCCCCGCGCCCTTACCCGCACCTTCACAGGAACCCCTCCCCCTCACGGAAAAAACACCAGAGCCCCAGGCGCCTCTCACAACTCAAAATGAGAGCGAGTCCCGACTCACACCCCCCTTGCTCCCCCATGCGCACACTCCTCTGCCCGACTTCCACCTGGAGCCCAGCAGAACGTCCACGCTCGAcacgcacggcttctcggacatCCACGCTTCCCTGACTCCCACCCACCAGGACCTGCTGCTGCCTCCCATTAAAGACGCTGCCCTGAACCCCGTCACCACGCCGCCGCTCCAGGCCGTCCCGGTGGTCAACACGCAGCAACCGAGCATCACGCCACCCACCTTGGTGGTGAGCGTCCCGCCCCAGCTTTCCACCCCAGAAACAGACGCCCCGGATGCTGCCCTCCCCACTCCGAAGGAACAGGACCTTCCCACTGCGTCACGCCCCGAAGACCTCGTCCCCCCTCCCACGGATCAGCCGACAAACCCCCCCTTAACGAACCCTGACGCTGTTAGCGACCTGCAGAAAATTGACCAACAGAAAACAAACACCCCTCCGGAGGAGCACAGTGACCCTCAGGGAGGAGAACTTCATCGGGCGGCGGAACCGGCAGAGGACGACCTGTTAAACGGTAGCGCGCAGCGGGCGGCCACAGACTTCTACGCCGAGCTGCAGAACAGCGGGGACTACAACAACCAGAACGGCGCCGGCGTGACGGGCAGCACCGGCGTGACATCGAACGGGGCACCGGTCCACGGCTCCAGCCAGAAGGAGAGCGTCTTCATGCGACTCAACAACAGGATCAAAGCTCTGGAGATGAACATGAGTCTGTCTGGCAGATACCTGGAGGAGCTGAGTCAGag GTACCGCAAACAGATGGAGGAGATGCAGAGGGCCTTCAACAAGACAGTCATCAAGCTGCAGAACACCTCGCGCATGGCTGAGGAGCAG GACCAGAAACAGCAAGACTCCATTCAGGTTCTGCAGAGTCAGCTGGAGAACATCACCAAACTGATGCTTAATCTTACCGCTACAGTTCGACAGCTTCAGAAAGAG GTATCTGACCGTCAGAGCTACCTGGTGGCCTCTCTGGCCGTGTGCGTGTCCCTGGGCCTGCTCCTGTGCCTGCAATGCTGCCGCAGCTCCTGCGCCGCCCCCCGGCCGGACACCGcctccgccaccaccaccaccgtggCGTTGCCCAAGAGCCAGCACTACCCCAGTCCAAAGAGATGCTTCTCCTCCTACGATGACATGAGCCTCACGCGCAGGGTGATGTGTCCACTTGTGCGCTCAAAGTCCTTCCACCTGTCTTCGACAGATG ttggCCCAGAGGACTTGTACATTGTAGAGCCTCTAAGGTTTTCTCCAGAGAAAAAG AAGAAACGATGCAAAAGCAAATCTTTGGACAAAGTCGAAACCCTGAAGCCGTCGGATCCTTCGGCCCCGCTCACCAACGGCGACATCAAATGCAACGACTTCCACCCATGCCTTCCCCCTCCCCTGCCGACCCTTCTGCTTCCCCCCCGACTCCCGCCACCatcccctcctcttcctcttccggcTCCATCTACCGCTGAAGAAAACCCACCATTGCACCCGGAGCCCCCCTCAGAGACCAGCAGCTTCAGCTTGTCCTGTCTCACCGAGGAGTCGTTCGCCGGGCGCCTGCCACCTCCCTCGCCCGTCTTCCCCTGCGCCGAGCTGTCCCTGGCGCAGCCCCTCCGGCCCGCCCGGCCGCCGCCCTTCCGGCCCGCCCggccgccccccctcccccctgccAAATCCCGGCAGGAGAGACGTGCCACCAAACGGCGCAAGTCGCGGCAGACGGAGACCCCGGAGGGCCGCTTGACCTCACTGCCCGCCTTGGAGCAGCTCATGAAGCGCAGGAAGGAGCTCGGCATGGGCGCCATCACGGTGACGGCCGTCAGCGGACAAGTCTGA